GTCTGGCTTTCTGTCTTCAAGTCCTTGACCAGATTCTCGGCGAACGCGATGTCTGCCAAGAATTCGCATGGCTGAGGAACGGCAACCGTCTCAGAAGCCGGATTGTCATGGCTGTGCGTGTTGGCCCTGGTCATTCCCTCATGGAAGCGGATGGCCAAAGGGTGCGAGAGATGCACCATACGGAGTTTCTGCGTTTGCACGATATCGACACCGCGCTGGACGATCTCGCAGAAGATAATCTCCTCGACAATTCGCTCGTAGGTATCGCGCAGCCGACCATAGAGGTTCTTGACGGCCATTTCATAGGCTGCGGGACTCGACTGATGTAACTTCGGGAGCGGCGCAAATGCGTCTTTGATCCGGCCAATCCGCTTGTTCACCTTGGCCCCCTTCCAACTAACACCACCTGCATCGATCTGACCGGCGGCCTTTTTGTCGCTGAAAAGCGCGGTTGTAACGGGTTCGATGCCGAGCCTATCGGCCTCACGGCACATTTCGTTAAAGAAGATGATGTCGTGGGTGAAGACGATGACCTGGCGATGCATGCTCTCTTCGGCGAGACGCTGCGCTACGAGCATGCAGCGTTCGCGATCCAGCGAGGACACGGGGTCGTCCACGACGATGGCAGCCGAGCCTTCGGTTAGCGCTACCTCGGTGAGGAAACCTGCCAGACCAAGCGCCCGTTGTTCGCCCTCACTCAGAATCTCCGATGTCACCTTCGTTAGCTTGGTTTGAGGGTTGACATCAAAGGCCGCTTTGGTCTGGCCGCTCTTACGGGTGAGACCAACCTTGAGATGGTTGATTTCGAGACGGTCGCGTTCTGCGGCGAAGCGCTCGACAACCGCCGCGGTGAGATGCGTATCTACGAGCTCGTTCGCTCGTTTGGTGATCCCAGTCGTCTGTACCTCGGCGAGCGCGGCCGCATAGGCGGCGTCCGAAATTAGGAGGGTTCGGCGCTTGAGCAGCTTAATACGGTGGGTCGACAGGATTTTTCGATCCTCAAGCTCGGCTTTTTCCTGCGCAAGCTTGGCCCGCTCTTCACTGTCGGCCGCCTTGGTTAGGGCCTCTTTCTCACCGGTGAGCCTAGAGGTCAACACGCCCAACGCTGCTGCAATCGGGATGACGAGTCCCGGCGGCGGCGGCGCTTCCTCGCCCGCAAGACGCGCAATCGCTATTGATCGGCGCGCGGCAAGCGCCTTACCGAACCCAACTAGGTCGTCTGCCAACCGGGCATCGCGCTGGCGGACCTGCTCGATCCGGTCGGCAAAGTCGGCCGCATGGAAGAGCTTGAATGCCGGAAGACCGCTTTGTCCCTCCGATACCGCCTTCTCGGCCGCGGTCGCGGCAGCACCGAGCGTGTCGTCCATATAGGCCTGAAAGCGTGTCATTCGTTCAGCGGAAGCAGGTCCGAGCGGCTGCTGACACAGCACACAGGATGCTGGCGCACCATCGACCGCGATCACCGGGAAGTCTGTTTCCTTGTATACCTCCGCGACCGAGAAATCGCGCGCGGCTTTCCACATCGCGCGCCACGTCGCGCTTCCGATTCCAGGAAGGGGTTCGTCCGTGAAGAGCGTGGCTGCGGCAAGCGCGGCGGCTTCGCGTGCTGCCACAGCGGTCGACTTGAGCGCCGCCCACTCCTCCAGCTTTTCGTCGCTGAAGGAGGCGAGAGCGGTCTTTGCTTCCTGAAGCAGCGAAGCGGACCAAGCGGCGAGCGCAGAGACATCCGCAACCGCCACTGCGCCGGCCGCCA
This genomic stretch from Gluconacetobacter diazotrophicus PA1 5 harbors:
- a CDS encoding AAA family ATPase, translated to MSEPIDDITNWSTKLSPWRRDCLRRLALTDDLVADDLSELLGMVKAAVGLPTGAGQPAPVPFEKAHFRSASKHSIALKGVANVENINRLIPKAGLTFCPNNLSVIYGRNGSGKSGFVRILRTACRTRIENAAKLRVLADVYGDAPGPQSADILVDVNGVETTVTWTPGMIADPALMHISVFDSASAQLYVDGGNQIRFLPFGLALPHRLNAVALTLKEELERERAKVVGDKVALTNVVFNPVRDTAAQKFARCITKATTVEAIEKASDFSADDESRLTEVTRTLAAGAVAVADVSALAAWSASLLQEAKTALASFSDEKLEEWAALKSTAVAAREAAALAAATLFTDEPLPGIGSATWRAMWKAARDFSVAEVYKETDFPVIAVDGAPASCVLCQQPLGPASAERMTRFQAYMDDTLGAAATAAEKAVSEGQSGLPAFKLFHAADFADRIEQVRQRDARLADDLVGFGKALAARRSIAIARLAGEEAPPPPGLVIPIAAALGVLTSRLTGEKEALTKAADSEERAKLAQEKAELEDRKILSTHRIKLLKRRTLLISDAAYAAALAEVQTTGITKRANELVDTHLTAAVVERFAAERDRLEINHLKVGLTRKSGQTKAAFDVNPQTKLTKVTSEILSEGEQRALGLAGFLTEVALTEGSAAIVVDDPVSSLDRERCMLVAQRLAEESMHRQVIVFTHDIIFFNEMCREADRLGIEPVTTALFSDKKAAGQIDAGGVSWKGAKVNKRIGRIKDAFAPLPKLHQSSPAAYEMAVKNLYGRLRDTYERIVEEIIFCEIVQRGVDIVQTQKLRMVHLSHPLAIRFHEGMTRANTHSHDNPASETVAVPQPCEFLADIAFAENLVKDLKTESQTAEAARPQMKLKG